The genomic region TAACACGCTGGGATGTCGTTATGGAAATGAGGGAAATATTATACCCAGGagtcataaccccccccccaacccccccagtGATATGGGCAAAAGGTGGCGGCGGCCACGGGAAGTACGTCTCGTCACCGCTCGTTGCCTCGCACAAATGTCGTTATGGTCCGATTTGCGGGGCCGAGGGCAGCGAAGCGGCCGCCGTCCCGGGCGGCAGATTGATGGGTCTGGCGCAGGCGCGGCGCCATCGCGCAGGAGATGTACGCGGCTTTTAATAATGCGATTGCCGAGAATAACGCGGCACTAATTGGCTTTAAACTTCTGCTGATTGGCGTTCATGGAGGGCCGCTCAGCAGGAGGACGGGGTGGCGAGGAGAGGCTGTCAGTCAGCCCTGAAACATTAGCAGCTCCGCAGCGAGGTAAACAAATGTTCTGGCAGCGGCGCGGTGCTCAGCTAAGAGCCCCCTGGTTGGTATTCAGAGGGAAGCTCGTCCATTAAGGTTCATTCCGGGTCTCTCGGGGGCGACCTTAATGGACAGAAGCTACGAGTCTGTAACTCCAGCGAGCTGTGATTCTGAGCGCTGCCCAATGAGCCTCCAAAGACTTTACcccctttggggggggggcctgTTGCTTTTAGCGGCTCCTCTTATTACAGTCACGGTTCATGTAAACATACGCAGCCAGATAACCTGAACGCAGCGCTCTGATTCGCCGCCTCTATTAAAACGATCAGTCATGTTGTCACTGTTTACTCTTAACAGATTCATCTTTCTGGTGGCGGTTGGAGCAGGGCCGTATTAGTCTCTACGCCGGCCCGCCGTGCTCGCTGGTGTGATGGATGACCGCCGGCAGGTGGCACTGCCTTCTGATGGATGGAGGCAGAAGTGTGCTAATGGCGTATTGTTCTAAAGCCTTCACCGGGCCGTAACTTAGCGCACCGGGAAAAGCCTTTTGCTGCAACTCCGGCAATTTGTTGCAACCCAAAAATATTCCGTTGCAACATgcggtgggggaaggggggggctgctgggtgATTTAAAGGGGAGGGGTGCCGGGAGCATAGCGAACCATATGTTTCTCAGCGTTCGTTAGCTTAACGCAGAGGTTGTAGAATGGATATCTTGTTGCTGTGCGTGGCACCAGGCTGATTAAACATCTGGACGCGTCAGCGTGAGTGATGACTTCATGAACGCAACATCAGGAAACCTCTGAAGTGAACCACGGCCGATTATatcctgttaaaaaaaaaaactttttctgCCTCATTTTATCTTAGGTAGCTTCGGAGGTCTGAGTGCTAACACATCATGTCAAACATAGCACAAAACTTTGCTGTTAGAGTGTCAGTCAGAAAAGTTGACGTCTGTCCCCAGACAGCATTGTTCTTTAGCACCAACTAAAATCATTCAACTATATCAGCACATGTTGTGTTCTGCATCCCTAAATATTCAGAGTCAATATTCACAGTCAGCGACTGGATACTCAAACCCAATGTGCCCATTAAAGAGttttagctaatgctaatgctatcaTCTGAGGAGTTAGTCAAGTTGCAGAAATTGTctgaaaaagattaaaaaactgTTATTGAGACTCTTTTTTGGAAAGTCTGGTGTGGTTAATTAAATTCTctgtattgttgtttttttaaacgctAGCTTGCGTCTGCGAGAGACTCATCAAAGTGTTTGAAAAGGCCGTGCAGAGACCTTACCTGCCGCGTTTCTGCTTCATTTGAGTCGAGCCATTCGTCTCTCAGGCCAAAAACTGTCGGCTGAATACAAAACAGACACTTTCCATCTGTAACATTTATGAAATGAAGCGTCGTCTGCGGCACCACCGCTAGCCGCGCGTCTCAAGGACGGCGtccaataaacaaaacaacagcagactGGAAATGAGGATCTCACCTCCAGATGGTGTTTGGAGTCACTTTCTCCTTTCATATTTCCTCAGATAAATCTTTATCTAGAACTTGCAGATGTTGCCTCTGCGTATTTGGACACGTAAACTCGCCATAGCGCGCCGCGCTTTGTGTAATTAGGCTTCCTTCCAGTTTCATCAAGTGATGCCAACGCCGAGCACGCCGCTTCCTGCATTTCATGTCCCGTTCTGTTCATCTACCCGCCATTACAAGCGACCTCCGAGATTGCAGGGTGCCACgtaaaagcccccccacccccacccccgttctGTTGTAATGCCTCACAACAGTTGCCAAAAAGCAACACAACAACCATCTTAACCGAGACTTAACTATGGGTCATCTGTGGTAAATGGCGAGGCAGATGGATTAGCTACTCCTACACTGCGGTttaaacacgcacacaaacacgcagagtTTTCGATCGATGTGTGTATTTGGAGTAAAGAGCCCGTTGACTTGCTGACACCTACACAACAAGTGCTGCTTTCAGAGACGTGACTCTCGAACATCCTCCTACTCTCCATCACTTATTTAGCATTTGTGTACATTTCGGATTTGGAGCTGCTAAAACAAGTCTGGCTGATATTTTTATATAATGTATTGATGTTTTCTCCGCTGATATGCCTGCAGCTAACTGGACTGTGAACGTTGAGGCTTTATAGCTCATCACAACAGAACTTTTTAAAAAGGTCTCACAATGTGAGGCTAAGCTATACATCTTTTACTTTCAGGCTCTGAACGCCTGATATATTTGCAGGTTGTTTGTTGGTTGGCGGCCCATTATCTTGGGGCAGCGCGCCAGTTGTGGCCCACACACCAGTGGTTGCTGAACCACTATTTACCATTTTTAACAAATTAAAGTACAATTCTACTGAAATAAGATATCACGTCGTCTTCCAGCAATATTTTTTGGTTCTGTCATTTGCTTTTCTCACCAGACATCCAAGAATTTTAAAGTTGTAGAGAGATATGTTTTTGGAAAAGTACAGTCTGGTTTCATCCACAACTCCAGTAAAGTAAACAGCAGGAATAGTTTAAATGAGTTAAGGTCGGAATCTTTTCACCAAAGCTTAGCCAGGGACATCGTACGTACAGATGTGATGGAGTGACGCGTCATACATGGCAAGGTTAGCTAAATGCTAAGTCAAAAATTGTATTTAATGCAGTTATGTGCTAatgtttcaatcaatcaatcaatcaatcaatcaatcaatcaatcgatcgatcaatcaatcaatcaatcagtcaatcttaATTTAtgtagtgtctgttacaatcaaaattgtttctacgcactttccagaatcccagggactgacccccaacaagagacagtggcaaggaaaaactcccctttaacaggaggaaaccttgagcaggaccaggctcatgtaaggggaccctcctgctgatgggggggctggaaagagagggggagaagggggaggacaggtagaggagagactaggCAGAGATCACTGCAGGATTTCCTGAAAGTTAACCCATTAATCTGAACTCAGTCACATTAACTTAAGCATCTTAACACAAACAAGCTCTGCTTAAAGGCTAACCTTTGAAACCGTGAGAAAGTGTTAGCATTAAATCACTGGGGTGCATCCGGAGAGGGGGCAGGAATGATTTAAACAGTTGCAGTAATCTAGACGTGGTTGGGTGGTTTTGATTCTGGTTAAGGGCAGCACTAACACGACGCCACTCATGGCTTTTCTTTCGGTCGGAAAGAAGCTGTCGGTTGACAGCTTTAAGGGCAGGTGAGGACTGACTGAAGTGAGCGGTGTTGGAACGACCCCATCTGGTGGTCAAACTAGGCAACTACAACGTTCAAATCCATACAAGAAAATAAACTAGcgtttatacacacacacacacacacacacacacacgatgtcCTTTACAACGTTACTTGGAAGCTTTGATAACTTTAAACCAAACGAAGATTGATTGATGACGTCGGCGCTTGTTTCCAGGGGCGGAGCTTCGGCCATCCCACCGACCACGCGTGCGGCTGGGGCATAATAATCCCAAATGCAGAATATTAGTTCCACCTAGCCCTCGTTTCCGCACGGACGCATTCTATAGACGCACACAACAAACTTTGTGTGGGAGCCAAATCAATAGTTAATTTTGAAGCgtttctgtgtgtctttgtgtttgctcaTCATATTTAACGCTAACAGTAATGATGAACATTACATTTCTTCTTATGTATGATTCTAAGGCAGCTGTTCCGTGGAAAGCCATGTCTGCTGATGTTATATTACATTTGAGATTAGAGATTATGATCTTAGTACCGTAGATAAAACTGCAGCTTCCCATTTCGtttgaataataaataatgacgCGGGGGACACTGCCCTCTAGCGGCGATTCCATGCGATCAATTTAAAAACGTCTATTGCAGGGTGATTTTAGGCACTTAAATCCACATAAAAGCAACGTATTCCACCTGCCTCCTTTCGGATTTGTCGGTGCGAAGCATCTTATTTTAGCTTTAGAATATTTTATATAATCTTTTATTCTAGAATATGCAACTCCTCCACAAAACCAATCTTTCCCCATTTTGAATCTCCAAATCTCATCCAATCCAGTTTGTAAAGCAATTCTCGTTTCCAAACACGTCAGAACCGTGTGCAGCACCTAAAACCACCAGCAGGGGGGGCGACACAGGCCCAGAGATGACGTCACACCCCAGAAACTCCTGTAGTTGACGTCACACGGATGTTTAAACCATAAACCACCATCACACACGttgcatttgaattttttttttatttgttttagtaCAACAGTTCAAGTCAACTAGCCACTGTATCTATGCAAACGCCCAAGTGTATTGCTCATTCCACGTGCAGGCCCACGTCAGGTGATCTTCGCGATGGCATCCATTCGTTTACAGCTACAGAACAAGAGGTCGTGTGCTTTTGAAGACTTTTTATACAAAAGCAGAGAATCAGTGGCACAAAACATTTGCAGAAGGGAGGGGAAAAACTAGCATATGGTAGCGAAGCTGCACCAACACCGTAATCAAACCTTGTgctactctttttttttttttttttaaaatacagttAAGTGCCGAGTACAGGTGATTCACAGGATCGTTTGCAAAACTATGAAATAGGGATAAAAGACCTATGCATAGAAACATGCTTCCTCGAACAGGTAACACTGCTAATTTTCAAAAAGAGCAGAAGCTGCACCGACAAGCTAACACATCGAATGGACTGGACTGAACACGGGGGTGCGGCGGGGGCGGGTCCACACGCAAAACCAGCGCCAGTACACTTAAAGCGGGAGAGCTGAAAAATTCACAAACTGGtatgttttatttcaaaaaggTGGATGATGAACGCAACAGAAATACTGGCCGGACAAAATAAAGCAATCTTTGGATACGTAAAAAACCCTgtacaagccccgccccctcgctCAGTCCTCCGAAGTCCCCTCTTTGGTTTCCTTGTTCTTCCGGACTTCTTCCAACTTCTTGTCCTGTTGAAAGAGACAAACGTCAACATCCCCAGCAAGCCACAGGTCATTCCGAGTCCTTCCGGGAGCTCCCACCTTCTCTTTGAACTTCTCATCCATGGCTGCCTTCAGGGCAGTGCGGTTCTCCTTGTTGGCCTCCATCTTTTGGTTGAGCTTCTCCTCCGCCATCTTGCTGAAGTTGTTGTTCTCTTCCATGGCCTTCTGCAGCACCTCCTTTTCGTGCTCGCGCTTTTCAGCCAGGTGCTTCAGGACCTCCGCTTCGTGGTTCTGGAACAGCAAACATCCCATCACCCCACAGACATCTTTGGACATCCGAAACAATTACCAAAGATGAAAGGCCACCTTGCGTCTCTCCTCCGCGGCGTCCAGTTTCCGCTGAATTTCCTCCAGCGAGA from Takifugu rubripes chromosome 12, fTakRub1.2, whole genome shotgun sequence harbors:
- the LOC101071216 gene encoding stathmin-like, whose amino-acid sequence is MAASEDIKVKELDKRASGQAFEVILATPDPKGDFPLSPPKKKDVSLEEIQRKLDAAEERRKNHEAEVLKHLAEKREHEKEVLQKAMEENNNFSKMAEEKLNQKMEANKENRTALKAAMDEKFKEKDKKLEEVRKNKETKEGTSED